In Nicotiana tabacum cultivar K326 chromosome 21, ASM71507v2, whole genome shotgun sequence, one DNA window encodes the following:
- the LOC107809339 gene encoding two-component response regulator ORR24: MTVEERENFDNFPIGMRVLAVDDDPICLKLLDGLLRKCQYQVTTTSQARTALKMLRENRDRFDLVISDVHMPDMDGFKLLELVGLEMDLPVIMLSANSDSRLVMKGITHGACDYLVKPVRLEELKNIWQHVIRKKKVEPKNHIKSDDQDKANQGGGEGGKGRQLSGNADQNGKLNKKRKDEEYESDENGNDDDDPTTQKKPRVVWSIELHRKFVAAVNQLGLEKAVPKRILDMMNVDGLTRENVASHLQKYRLYLKRISSEATQQANMVAALGGKDSAYMRMGSLDGLGGFRTLAGSGRYGQASLSSSYASGGMLGRLNSPAGVSLRSLASSPLLQPNHGQSLSNSMNSFTKLNPNVPPVSQNASLFHGIPASLELDQLQQSKRAIHMGELNPLDEHGLLTAASSTFMDSRSVVGNSNSSLSNVLNNPILLQVSSQQPRTGGGFGNQPSLNVASFSSDAFNTGVSGSSNFLDHSRYNENCQNSIQPVKFQSSSFPSTEPFSNSHLPQDRVRENSTSAGPHLQNSTVDFSSSTIVSLPFEPSRGETQCLESLGGGVQIMNQAHCQPWPDQNQHYSQNSNHIFGNMSSQLSSNGGVASLPQSMDQNNEVVYRGVDVSLIGRSNGGSSALIQHRPNSRTRTSEDYLFETTKQQVGFLPQGYGSLDDLMSAMKPEQQDGAMLEGGEFGFDAYSFGSGL, from the exons atgaCTGTGGAGGAAAGGgagaattttgataattttccTATTGGTATGAGAGTTCTCGCTGTTGATGATGACCCAATTTGTTTGAAGTTATTGGATGGATTGCTTAGGAAATGCCAATATCAGG TAACTACGACAAGTCAGGCAAGAACAGCATTGAAGATGTTAAGGGAAAATCGAGATAGATTTGACCTGGTAATCAGTGATGTCCACATGCCTGATATGGATGGCTTTAAACTTCTGGAGCTTGTCGGTCTTGAGATGGATCTTCCCGTCATAA TGTTGTCAGCAAACAGTGATAGCAGACTTGTAATGAAAGGAATAACTCATGGTGCTTGTGACTATTTGGTGAAACCTGTCCGGCTTGAGGAGCTGAAGAATATATGGCAACATGTAATAAGGAAAAAGAAAGTTGAACCTAAGAACCACATCAAGTCTGATGATCAAGACAAGGCAAATCAGGGAGGTGGAGAAGGTGGCAAAGGACGACAGCTTTCAGGTAACGCAGATCAAAACGGGAAGCTTAACAAGAAAAGGaaagatgaagaatatgaaagCGATGAAAATGGAAATGACGATGACGATCCAACAACTCAGAAGAAACCTCGTGTTGTTTGGTCTATAGAGCTTCATAGGAAGTTTGTTGCAGCTGTTAATCAGCTAGGCCTTGAAA AAGCTGTTCCTAAGAGGATTCTCGACATGATGAATGTTGATGGACTTACAAGAGAGAATGTGGCTAGCCATCTTCAG AAGTATAGGCTCTACTTGAAAAGGATCAGCTCAGAAGCAACCCAGCAAGCCAACATGGTTGCCGCATTAGGTGGAAAAGATTCTGCGTACATGCGAATGGGTTCACTTGACGGGCTTGGTGGTTTTCGAACATTGGCTGGATCCGGAAGGTATGGTCAGGCCAGCTTATCATCATCATATGCATCAGGAGGTATGCTCGGCAGGCTAAATAGTCCTGCCGGTGTAAGCCTTCGCAGTCTGGCATCATCGCCGCTGCTCCAACCTAATCATGGTCAAAGTTTAAGCAACTCCATGAATTCTTTTACGAAGTTGAATCCAAATGTTCCACCTGTAAGCCAGAATGCTAGTTTATTCCATGGAATTCCTGCATCGTTGGAGCTTGATCAATTGCAGCAGAGTAAGCGTGCCATACACATGGGAGAACTGAATCCTTTGGATGAGCACGGACTGCTCACAGCGGCCAGTAGTACATTCATGGACTCTAGATCTGTGGTTGGTAACTCAAACAGCTCGTTGTCCAATGTCTTAAATAATCCTATATTGCTTCAAGTGAGCTCCCAGCAACCACGGACAGGGGGAGGATTTGGAAATCAACCTTCTCTCAACGTCGCTTCTTTTAGCTCTGACGCCTTTAATACTGGAGTAAGTGGTTCTTCCAATTTTCTGGACCATAGTAGATATAATGAGAATTGCCAAAACTCTATCCAGCCTGTGAAGTTCCAGTCAAGTTCTTTTCCTTCGACTGAACCTTTTAGTAACAGCCATTTGCCTCAAGATAGGGTAAGAGAGAATAGCACTTCAGCTGGCCCTCATTTGCAGAACAGCACCGTTGATTTTTCTTCCTCGACCATAGTATCCCTACCTTTTGAACCTTCAAGAGGAGAAACACAATGCCTGGAAAGTTTAGGGGGTGGTGTTCAGATTATGAACCAAGCACACTGCCAACCGTGGCCGGATCAGAACCAACATTATTCCCAGAACTCAAACCATATTTTTGGCAACATGAGCTCTCAACTTTCCAGCAATGGTGGTGTGGCGTCTTTACCCCAGAGCATGGACCAAAACAATGAAGTGGTCTACAGAGGGGTGGACGTCTCTTTGATTGGCAGATCAAATGGAGGTTCTTCAGCACTCATACAACATAGACCCAACTCGAGGACGAGGACAAGTGAAGACTATCTCTTCGAGACAACAAAGCAACAAGTTGGTTTTCTTCCTCAGGGCTATGGCTCCCTTGATGATCTAATGAGTGCAATGAAACCG GAGCAACAAGATGGAGCCATGTTAGAAGGGGGAGAATTTGGATTTGATGCTTATTCTTTTGGGTCAGGTTTATGA